A region from the Aegilops tauschii subsp. strangulata cultivar AL8/78 chromosome 5, Aet v6.0, whole genome shotgun sequence genome encodes:
- the LOC109741601 gene encoding uncharacterized protein isoform X2 codes for MASMYGELISAKREIKVAVENSEKDYLVITNAMNTKMSGRLDSPLHMVAYILNPKYSYADPSIFTDVEVVVALMEVMETFYHDDDMKQNKVFNIDFTKFKKKEGMFGKVAALKAMENNNFDAGDWWSTYGLQTPTLQHMAIRILNLTTGSSGCERNWSTFEMVDAKRGNKLDVARRDNLVYIQFDGRMIDKRKKLSSSSDVLLGEDASRAQDWICEDAYIDDEFDPTTGVPYNIIDEAMEESKPIELCRSARVRELHEVEEYIEDDDDESNHGVDMEDDEIDYESGDDGVMATKDDDEEEEPRSLEPFVANLFCLLFVCPNLMFLILITLIPISMCVAEPCYHVTYLAISIYMAELIWTLLPIRLVNLIMNYIRYSLFVWLLFIFTCGCILCGCHLFCIPYLCGYHLY; via the exons ATGGCCTCTATGTATGGAGAACTAATAAGTGCAAAAAGGGAAATCAAGGTTGCTGTTGAAAATTCAGAAAAAGACTATTTGGTGATCACTAATGCCATGAATACCAAGATGAGTGGGAGGCTGGATTCTCCATTGCACATGGTAGCATACATCTTGAATCCCAAATATAGTTATGCTGACCCGAGCATCTTTACGGATGTGGAGGTAGTGGTTGCGCTTATGGAAGTCATGGAGACATTTTATCATGATGATGACATGAAGCAAAATAAGGTGTTTAACATTGACTTCACCAAGTTTAAAAAGAAAGAGGGTATGTTTGGGAAGGTGGCTGCATTGAAAGCAATGGAGAATAACAATTTCGATGCCG GTGATTGGTGGTCAACTTATGGATTACAAACTCCCACATTGCAACACATGGCCATAAGGATACTCAACTTGACCACAGGTTCATCCGGATGTGAAAGAAATTGGAGCACTTTTGAAATG GTAGATGCAAAGAGGGGAAATAAACTAGATGTGGCCCGTAGGGACAATCTAGTTTATATCCAATTCGATGGAAGGATGATTGATAAAAGAAAGAAGTTATCCTCTTCTAGTGATGTTCTTCTTGGTGAAGATGCGTCACGAGCACAAGATTGGATATGTGAAGATGCATACATTGATGATGAGTTTGATCCCACTACGGGGGTGCCATACAACATCATTGATGAAGCAATGGAGGAAAGCAAACCTATAGAGCTTTGTAGGAGTGCACGAGTTAGAGAACTCCATGAAGTTGAAGAATACattgaggatgatgatgatgaatcTAATCATGGGGTAGATATGGAGGATGATGAGATCGATTACGAGTCCGGTGATGATGGGGTGATGGCAACCaaagatgatgatgaggaggaggagcccCGCAGCCTTGAGCCATTCGTCGCAAACTTATTTTGCTTGCTATTTGTGTGCCCGAACCTTATGTTCTTAATCCTTATTACCTTGATACCTATTTCTATGTGTGTGGCCGAACCTTGTTACCATGTTACTTATTTGGCTATTTCTATCTATATGGCCGAACTTATCTGGACCTTGTTACCTATTCGTCTTGTGAACCTTATTATGAATTATATTCGCTATTCCCTATTTGTGTGGCTGCTATTTATCTTTACATGTGGATGCATATTGTGTGGCTGCCATTTATTTTGTATTCCCTATTTGTGTGGCTACCATTTATATTGA
- the LOC109741601 gene encoding uncharacterized protein isoform X1 → MLGCLHLCISTLGLFASSQVVIVVVVTCAFLMLGLFARAYMTHLIIFMLPCKVFEPLVKVLRLADGDGPFMASMYGELISAKREIKVAVENSEKDYLVITNAMNTKMSGRLDSPLHMVAYILNPKYSYADPSIFTDVEVVVALMEVMETFYHDDDMKQNKVFNIDFTKFKKKEGMFGKVAALKAMENNNFDAGDWWSTYGLQTPTLQHMAIRILNLTTGSSGCERNWSTFEMVDAKRGNKLDVARRDNLVYIQFDGRMIDKRKKLSSSSDVLLGEDASRAQDWICEDAYIDDEFDPTTGVPYNIIDEAMEESKPIELCRSARVRELHEVEEYIEDDDDESNHGVDMEDDEIDYESGDDGVMATKDDDEEEEPRSLEPFVANLFCLLFVCPNLMFLILITLIPISMCVAEPCYHVTYLAISIYMAELIWTLLPIRLVNLIMNYIRYSLFVWLLFIFTCGCILCGCHLFCIPYLCGYHLY, encoded by the exons ATGTTGGGGTGTTTGCATCTATGTATTTCTACGTTGGGGCTGTTTGCATCTAGTCAAGTAGTCATAGTTGTAGTTGTAACTTGTGCATTTCTAATGTTGGGGCTGTTTGCACGTGCTTATATGACTCATTTGATCATTTTTATGTTACCTTGCAAGGTTTTTGAGCCATTGGTGAAGGTGCTTCGGTTGGCTGATGGGGATGGTCCATTTATGGCCTCTATGTATGGAGAACTAATAAGTGCAAAAAGGGAAATCAAGGTTGCTGTTGAAAATTCAGAAAAAGACTATTTGGTGATCACTAATGCCATGAATACCAAGATGAGTGGGAGGCTGGATTCTCCATTGCACATGGTAGCATACATCTTGAATCCCAAATATAGTTATGCTGACCCGAGCATCTTTACGGATGTGGAGGTAGTGGTTGCGCTTATGGAAGTCATGGAGACATTTTATCATGATGATGACATGAAGCAAAATAAGGTGTTTAACATTGACTTCACCAAGTTTAAAAAGAAAGAGGGTATGTTTGGGAAGGTGGCTGCATTGAAAGCAATGGAGAATAACAATTTCGATGCCG GTGATTGGTGGTCAACTTATGGATTACAAACTCCCACATTGCAACACATGGCCATAAGGATACTCAACTTGACCACAGGTTCATCCGGATGTGAAAGAAATTGGAGCACTTTTGAAATG GTAGATGCAAAGAGGGGAAATAAACTAGATGTGGCCCGTAGGGACAATCTAGTTTATATCCAATTCGATGGAAGGATGATTGATAAAAGAAAGAAGTTATCCTCTTCTAGTGATGTTCTTCTTGGTGAAGATGCGTCACGAGCACAAGATTGGATATGTGAAGATGCATACATTGATGATGAGTTTGATCCCACTACGGGGGTGCCATACAACATCATTGATGAAGCAATGGAGGAAAGCAAACCTATAGAGCTTTGTAGGAGTGCACGAGTTAGAGAACTCCATGAAGTTGAAGAATACattgaggatgatgatgatgaatcTAATCATGGGGTAGATATGGAGGATGATGAGATCGATTACGAGTCCGGTGATGATGGGGTGATGGCAACCaaagatgatgatgaggaggaggagcccCGCAGCCTTGAGCCATTCGTCGCAAACTTATTTTGCTTGCTATTTGTGTGCCCGAACCTTATGTTCTTAATCCTTATTACCTTGATACCTATTTCTATGTGTGTGGCCGAACCTTGTTACCATGTTACTTATTTGGCTATTTCTATCTATATGGCCGAACTTATCTGGACCTTGTTACCTATTCGTCTTGTGAACCTTATTATGAATTATATTCGCTATTCCCTATTTGTGTGGCTGCTATTTATCTTTACATGTGGATGCATATTGTGTGGCTGCCATTTATTTTGTATTCCCTATTTGTGTGGCTACCATTTATATTGA